In the Shewanella sp. OMA3-2 genome, one interval contains:
- a CDS encoding ribosome recycling factor family protein: MNEPITIALPSLIHRIGGDNVKHAKAVALLCDCELKRVRRSRNWLILGQAIQVQSFSTQIKADRSEVFRYLIQKIDVGLLIHTDKLESLEDKLKRLITQTPNITLSELMQVTDCTVAQARVARFNADLY; encoded by the coding sequence ATGAATGAACCGATTACTATCGCATTGCCCTCCCTTATTCATCGAATAGGGGGAGACAATGTTAAACATGCTAAAGCCGTCGCCTTGTTATGTGATTGTGAGCTAAAGCGTGTGCGTCGTTCGAGGAACTGGTTAATATTAGGGCAGGCGATTCAGGTGCAATCATTTTCAACGCAGATAAAAGCGGACAGAAGTGAGGTGTTTCGTTATCTTATTCAAAAAATTGATGTTGGCTTACTTATCCATACAGACAAGCTAGAATCGTTAGAGGACAAGCTGAAACGTTTAATCACTCAAACCCCTAACATTACCTTAAGTGAGCTCATGCAAGTTACCGATTGCACCGTAGCGCAAGCTAGGGTGGCACGTTTTAATGCTGATTTATATTAA
- a CDS encoding substrate-binding periplasmic protein: protein MILKNTLLFTLLFCCQSYLVFGHNAESVCPEPIKVGFNDWAPYSWIDASGHAVGLDIDILTLVANNLGCQIHFINMPIKRAHQMLKAGTLDMMMGASYTKEREKYAFFTQSYRKEEIRLFTKADSLPQISVDKWQDIFSQKLKLLAPTYGWYGKDYLQSKAELQNQGLLVISQDAAQSVRMLAYKRGDILIGDSISLPYIANQSEGLALAPLPLIVNTNKIHFMLSKQTKKPALLQEMNNAISTLSNHGALAKVVNKWQNISVAQTPAPAKTPTMIDSNGAFNYTGQGLLSR, encoded by the coding sequence ATGATATTGAAAAATACATTGTTATTTACCCTGCTATTCTGTTGTCAGTCTTATCTTGTTTTTGGTCATAATGCCGAATCTGTTTGTCCTGAACCAATAAAAGTCGGCTTTAATGATTGGGCCCCCTACTCTTGGATTGATGCTTCTGGTCACGCTGTTGGGCTGGACATAGACATACTGACTCTTGTTGCTAATAATCTTGGTTGCCAAATACATTTTATCAACATGCCAATTAAACGTGCCCACCAAATGTTAAAAGCTGGCACCTTAGACATGATGATGGGGGCCAGTTACACAAAAGAGCGAGAGAAATATGCTTTTTTTACCCAATCATACAGAAAAGAAGAGATAAGATTGTTTACCAAAGCTGATTCCTTACCCCAAATCAGCGTAGATAAATGGCAGGATATTTTTAGTCAAAAATTAAAGCTGTTAGCCCCTACTTATGGTTGGTATGGAAAAGACTATTTACAATCAAAAGCAGAATTACAAAATCAGGGCCTATTAGTTATTAGCCAGGATGCAGCTCAATCTGTACGTATGCTTGCCTATAAAAGAGGTGATATTTTGATTGGAGACTCCATTTCTTTACCTTATATTGCAAATCAATCAGAAGGTCTTGCACTAGCACCATTACCCTTAATTGTGAACACGAATAAAATCCACTTTATGTTGAGTAAGCAAACAAAAAAACCAGCTTTACTACAAGAAATGAACAATGCTATTTCAACCCTATCAAATCACGGCGCGTTAGCAAAGGTGGTTAATAAATGGCAGAATATATCTGTTGCTCAAACCCCAGCACCAGCCAAAACGCCTACTATGATAGACAGTAATGGTGCTTTCAATTATACGGGGCAAGGTTTACTAAGCCGTTAG